A stretch of Desulfotalea psychrophila LSv54 DNA encodes these proteins:
- a CDS encoding universal stress protein: MSIIRNVDCVVTPIDFSDNSEMIAKSAAYMAGKFGASLHLVFVVQNFEDYSGFFVPQMSMPSLENELLEGAMKKMEAFCEKLQPTLDESGISDVKSKVLTGDVAERIIEYAAGADAGMIIMGTHGYKGLEKIMFGSVAGKVVRAAGCPVLTINPYKCSMKE, encoded by the coding sequence ATGAGCATTATAAGAAATGTAGACTGTGTCGTTACCCCTATAGATTTTTCAGATAATTCTGAAATGATAGCAAAATCTGCAGCCTATATGGCGGGTAAATTTGGTGCATCATTACACCTTGTCTTTGTCGTACAGAATTTTGAAGATTATTCTGGTTTCTTTGTTCCTCAGATGTCAATGCCCAGTCTTGAAAATGAACTGCTTGAAGGTGCCATGAAGAAGATGGAGGCCTTTTGCGAAAAACTTCAACCAACCTTGGATGAAAGTGGTATTAGTGATGTGAAGAGTAAGGTTCTGACCGGCGATGTTGCCGAGCGCATTATTGAGTACGCCGCAGGGGCAGATGCGGGCATGATTATTATGGGTACCCATGGCTATAAGGGACTTGAAAAGATTATGTTTGGTAGTGTGGCGGGTAAGGTTGTCCGTGCTGCCGGTTGCCCTGTCTTAACCATTAATCCCTATAAGTGCAGCATGAAAGAGTAG
- a CDS encoding MOSC domain-containing protein has product MSIISAISISNRKGVRKKNVHSIQLIEAFGLQDDAHGGRWHRQVSLLAQESIDSMREKGLDVVAGNFAENLTTTGINLTALPVGSHLTIGKSKLIISQLGKICHKPCAIFHQAGDCVMPREGIFAIVKEGGEIRVGDEIKVGKERSSSAALITTTAAAENISDEEIEQIRQVWGTAFVRVDPLNKENSNLKIVLTDLLENQGSDYIFFYDPQAEHRTSFDRVTAPKNVSYAKSINEIIIAATKNSQAQQDQAKIY; this is encoded by the coding sequence ATGTCCATCATTTCAGCAATTTCCATAAGTAATCGCAAGGGTGTTCGAAAAAAAAATGTGCATTCCATTCAACTTATTGAGGCCTTTGGCCTACAAGACGATGCCCACGGTGGCAGATGGCATCGCCAGGTAAGCCTCCTCGCCCAGGAAAGTATCGATTCCATGAGAGAAAAGGGACTTGATGTGGTGGCAGGTAATTTTGCAGAGAATCTCACCACAACGGGAATAAACCTTACGGCCCTGCCCGTGGGAAGCCATCTCACAATTGGCAAGAGCAAACTTATCATCTCCCAGTTGGGCAAGATCTGTCACAAACCATGCGCCATTTTCCATCAGGCAGGTGATTGCGTTATGCCCCGCGAAGGTATTTTTGCCATTGTCAAAGAGGGCGGCGAAATAAGGGTTGGAGACGAGATAAAAGTAGGCAAAGAAAGATCCAGCTCCGCGGCCCTTATCACCACTACAGCAGCAGCAGAGAATATTTCCGACGAAGAGATTGAACAGATACGACAGGTATGGGGAACAGCCTTTGTCCGAGTTGACCCCCTCAACAAAGAAAACAGTAACCTTAAAATTGTCCTGACAGACCTTCTGGAAAACCAGGGTAGCGATTATATCTTTTTCTATGATCCTCAAGCAGAGCATAGAACATCCTTTGATAGGGTGACTGCTCCTAAAAATGTTTCCTATGCCAAGAGCATTAACGAAATTATCATAGCGGCAACTAAAAATAGCCAGGCCCAACAGGACCAAGCCAAGATTTACTAA
- the ybaK gene encoding Cys-tRNA(Pro) deacylase: MTPGVKQVKKAGMSYKLHEYKHDVRAESYGLEAAEKLGVAVERVFKTLVVEDGDGNMAVAIIPVSCSLNLKKMAMALGVKKINMADKVRVQKTTGYVLGGVSPLGQKKRLPTVLESSAREIATIYVSAGKRGLDIELAPDVLVTLLGAAFADLSSSS; encoded by the coding sequence ATGACTCCAGGTGTGAAACAGGTAAAAAAAGCGGGGATGAGCTATAAACTCCATGAGTATAAGCATGATGTGCGAGCAGAATCCTACGGGCTTGAGGCAGCAGAAAAACTTGGGGTTGCTGTGGAGAGGGTTTTTAAGACTCTGGTGGTGGAGGATGGGGATGGCAATATGGCCGTTGCCATTATTCCTGTCTCTTGTTCCCTTAACTTGAAAAAAATGGCCATGGCTCTGGGTGTTAAAAAAATAAATATGGCCGACAAGGTTCGGGTACAAAAGACAACGGGTTATGTTCTGGGTGGGGTAAGTCCTTTGGGACAAAAAAAGCGTCTGCCAACCGTACTGGAGAGTTCAGCCCGGGAGATTGCCACCATCTATGTCAGTGCCGGTAAGCGTGGCCTTGATATTGAGCTTGCCCCGGATGTACTTGTAACTCTGCTTGGGGCAGCCTTTGCAGACCTCTCGTCTAGCTCTTAG